A part of Eremothecium sinecaudum strain ATCC 58844 chromosome VII, complete sequence genomic DNA contains:
- the TIF11 gene encoding translation initiation complex factor eIF1A (Syntenic homolog of Ashbya gossypii AER275C; Syntenic homolog of Saccharomyces cerevisiae YMR260C (TIF11)) gives MGKKNTKGGKKGRRGKNDTDGPKRELIYKDEGQEYAQITKMLGNGRVEATCFDGVKRIAHIRGKLRKRVWMSQGDIILVSLRDFQDDQCDVVHKYNLDEARALKTQGELPENARINETDNFGFESDEDVNFEFGHADEAEDDEDEEEGEFDIDDI, from the coding sequence ATGGGTAAGAAGAACACTAAGGGTGGTAAAAAGGGTAGAAGAGGTAAGAATGATACCGATGGCCCTAAACGTGAATTGATCTACAAGGATGAAGGCCAAGAGTACGCGCAAATCACTAAGATGCTTGGTAATGGCCGAGTTGAAGCGACCTGTTTTGACGGCGTGAAGAGAATTGCACACATTAGAGGTAAATTGAGGAAGAGAGTTTGGATGTCTCAAGGTGATATTATTTTGGTGTCTTTACGTGATTTCCAAGATGACCAGTGTGACGTTGTTCACAAATATAATCTAGATGAAGCCAGAGCTCTAAAGACTCAAGGTGAATTGCCAGAAAATGCTAGAATTAACGAAACGGACAACTTCGGATTTGAATCTGACGAAGATGTGAACTTTGAGTTTGGTCACGCGGATGAAGCtgaagatgacgaagatgaagaagaaggtgaATTTGACATTGACGATATCTAA
- a CDS encoding HGR060Wp (Syntenic homolog of Ashbya gossypii AER274W; Syntenic homolog of Ashbya gossypii NOHBY527; No homolog in Saccharomyces cerevisiae; Syntenic homolog of Kluyveromyces lactis KLLA0E11275g), giving the protein MEDKYIGILFAIASSVAIGGSFIFTKLGLRAASAKNDYQGAGYDYLKNPIWWIGMLAMIVGELANFTAYTFAPAILVTPLGALSVIIGAVLASIFLKEKLGTLGKLGCGVCLLGSVVIIFHAPSDIVVDTVDEILEYAKQPAFVIYVLVVTIFSVYMIMKVCPYYGDRDPLVYISVCSAVGSVSIMAVKALGIAVKLTLSGNNQFVHASTYMFITVVAGCTLIQLHYFNKSLDIFDSSIVNPIYYVVFTTATITASLILFHNFTDSTATDSISLICGFLTNFCGIYLLKLSRDNNYGHTYANESEVLNIPLDSNFAAFTVRKSNERERARLKTSGTSQSEEMVHLTQSRDSTDIIL; this is encoded by the coding sequence ATGGAAGATAAATATATCGGTATACTGTTTGCTATTGCATCATCCGTAGCGATCGGTGGCTCTTTTATATTCACGAAGCTAGGTCTTAGAGCGGCATCAGCCAAAAATGACTACCAAGGGGCGGGGTATGACTATCTAAAAAATCCGATATGGTGGATAGGAATGCTTGCCATGATAGTAGGCGAGCTCGCAAACTTTACTGCCTATACATTTGCTCCTGCGATATTGGTGACTCCTTTAGGAGCACTTTCAGTCATAATAGGGGCAGTTTTGGCTTCTATTTTCTTGAAAGAGAAACTTGGAACGCTTGGGAAGCTAGGCTGCGGCGTTTGCCTTCTTGGGTCTGTAGTGATAATATTTCATGCGCCTTCAGATATAGTTGTTGACACTGTTGATGAGATTCTAGAGTATGCCAAGCAGCCTGCCTTTGTTATTTACGTTCTGGTTGTAACGATTTTCTCGGTTTACATGATTATGAAGGTATGCCCATATTATGGTGATAGAGATCCATTGGTGTACATATCCGTTTGTTCTGCAGTTGGATCTGTTTCTATTATGGCTGTCAAGGCGCTGGGAATCGCTGTAAAATTGACATTATCTGGTAACAACCAATTTGTTCACGCCAGCACTTATATGTTTATAACTGTGGTTGCAGGCTGTACTTTGATTCAATTGCACTATTTCAACAAGTCTTTAGACATCTTTGACTCATCGATTGTGAATCCTATATATTATGTTGTTTTTACGACTGCCACCATCACAGCTTCATTAATTTTGTTCCATAATTTCACTGATAGCACAGCTACTGATTCCATTTCACTGATCTGTGGTTTTCTAACTAATTTTTGCGGTATATACTTGCTGAAGTTGTCAAGGGACAATAACTATGGACACACGTATGCAAATGAGTCTGAGGTTTTGAATATTCCCTTAGACAGTAACTTCGCAGCATTCACAGTTCGTAAATCAAACGAACGTGAAAGAGCTAGACTCAAAACAAGCGGTACTTCACAAAGCGAGGAGATGGTTCATTTAACTCAGTCACGAGACAGTACCGATATCATTTTATAA
- the TRM732 gene encoding tRNA methylation protein TRM732 (Syntenic homolog of Ashbya gossypii AER273C; Syntenic homolog of Saccharomyces cerevisiae YMR259C): MTYKTEADNWKAWLIAFKVNTSNLDDDSLCTNFEASFTSFLQSLKDERVDDETRLLLTDAIGIWLLRSHQLINSGRLPGYKEIVKNKLLNIDEATYLFRYVIDFWSGGGAALANSLRHMFMKLMQLLEDVYGDDVVIVFEGWVRQTLTISPSMKFLYYLLEVFAARMDLKIVLEEKPAFIETSLSYMWSESLCSPVGKCITCLLVNLYNRHYTVDKVDKWLELWEKSVMKYLKDGKSTKKVQLYVLKTLFESTPAVAFNRFIIRNTKNEPVGILLPLLQIGQKLGIEDEPFDEDKLVPLNTLEELLSVDKYKLTAFEILTFSAKRSKPIKPYVYDIVKRNLVLFFVDYDIETRNYFHSSFKHFISRIRDSTYSLNRDALKLKAKNKFPDEQQEKLEQVELAKAFIEYFLSYLMFQIAPGTQYQRNSLACKFIKTLILSGVDDTIPPEFLDSRKNMEYPFHIKVFNRCMVRLLCDNLSNDYIDVREMSLDLLVIALKASNSEEHLQMLQSADLKRKAYQLLNFYKGSDGGSKILELQCLISKDKTLFIEEQLKQLDEFLTAIESDLIRGIENPIAGLFTTLDLLFSRYEFNDGSEVLLNSCIDLVIRNWNSVRDILSHDSPEGNLPVRYSNADISDQIITSYAFRSIKESSSLLSTLFQRAPISKTQLIRSGELIITQLSVIRHSGAFQSIIPSFDSFCMRCMTDLPEQMKTWLTESISSLQTKTQYITRRSGGLPFLISAILAAEKDPKRPLLKDTYKALSDIARIPILEHEERLDLPQVNAFNCIRSLFITSKLSEACTAYVYPALELCLEKFTSPLWAMRNCSFMLFTALQNRLFGKIGKNTSARLFFTRFKGIREILLKRLQESIDITSRPTTARSIASSNNSLAARSEISEIESIFLVLTIISRLKLTPGYDGLDSFKLEIIKCLENRNWRIREMASRALPALISFPYDESLKLLKDKKSTIKHQNRLHGHMLAAKELITSELKRVDNKPIPAELCKFVLRNFRRYIVSNQCSVTAKAYIELVQVILTHGGSAVDTEDKSNFIRFIGQYFIERNETYILDGGLQLLMANIINILLLHESPDHKLDIILLGLYSTFFEVQLSTLKYLHQKLNSAKPKGKIHHELIERMVSMLRDQDILPQVKSLILNNLEISETKIEPDLLLSILEGNQSEEMQTNALALLGISSVTPQQNYKILRYINEFSRDEMPQPFRLSSLRYLMNFASLTTRSLGSYRNFCFIYRHLWDDDVNIRTAAANFINKNFLLSFQSKDEISAYTTATMLMKAVEIESNNELITELVIGAIKDFNLKFKISEIKSASVYNDLFAVEDDNQFRNVIDYALCTLSPLKGFSDVRPEFRLFAARIIESALKDLDTNPVDSVLGCGSDPVLFSSVVILRMIANFICPSMLPVIDNKLREYRFHPLAFDYTKHVELGPKFTSVNFWSSHNSDNL, translated from the coding sequence ATGACATATAAGACCGAAGCAGACAACTGGAAGGCATGGTTAATTGCATTTAAGGTTAATACTTCGAACTTAGATGATGATTCACTTTGTACAAACTTTGAAGCAAGTTTTACTAGTTTTCTTCAAAGTTTGAAGGATGAGCGGGTAGATGATGAAACAAGGCTGCTACTTACCGACGCTATTGGAATTTGGTTACTTAGAAGTCATCAATTGATAAATTCAGGGCGCTTACCAGGATACAAAGAGATTGTGAAGAACAAGTTATTGAATATCGATGAGGCTACATATTTGTTTCGTTATGTTATTGATTTTTGGTCCGGTGGCGGTGCAGCATTGGCAAATTCGTTAAGACATATGTTTATGAAGTTGATGCAACTGTTGGAAGATGTATACGGAGATGATGTTGTGATAGTTTTTGAAGGATGGGTAAGGCAAACCCTTACGATAAGCCCATCTATGAAGTTTTTGTATTATCTTTTAGAGGTTTTTGCCGCCAGGATGGACTTGAAAATTGTATTGGAAGAAAAGCCTGCTTTTATAGAGACTTCCCTCAGTTATATGTGGTCTGAGTCACTGTGTAGTCCTGTGGGTAAGTGCATCACATGTCTGTTAGTTAACTTGTACAACCGGCACTACACTGTGGACAAGGTGGACAAATGGTTGGAGTTATGGGAGAAATCGGTAATGAAGTATTTGAAAGATGGTAAATCAACAAAAAAGGTGCAATTATACGTATTGAAAACGTTGTTTGAAAGCACTCCTGCTGTTGCGTTCAATAGATTTATCATACGCAATACGAAGAATGAACCTGTCGGGATCTTACTACCTCTGCTGCAAATTGGCCAGAAATTGGGTATTGAAGACGAACCATTCGATGAAGATAAATTAGTTCCCTTGAATACGCTGGAAGAATTACTATCTGTGGATAAATATAAGTTGACAGCATTTGAAATTTTAACATTTTCTGCCAAGCGGTCTAAACCAATTAAACCATACGTTTACGACATTGTAAAAAGGAACCTTGTCTTATTTTTTGTTGATTATGATATCGAGACGAGGAACTACTTTCATAGCTCTTTCAAACATTTCATAAGTCGTATTAGAGATTCAACATACTCTCTTAACCGTGACGCATTGAAACTAAAGGCAAAGAATAAGTTTCCCGATGAGCAGCAAGAAAAGTTAGAGCAAGTAGAACTTGCCAAGGCATTTATAGAATATTTCCTGAGCTATTTAATGTTTCAGATAGCTCCTGGTACGCAATATCAGCGAAATTCATTGGCATGCAAATTTATAAAAACTCTGATCCTTTCAGGTGTTGATGATACAATTCCTCCTGAATTTTTAGATTCGAGAAAAAACATGGAATACCCTTTCCATATTAAAGTATTCAATCGATGTATGGTACGTCTATTATGTGATAATCTGAGCAATGATTATATAGATGTCAGAGAGATGTCATTAGATCTGCTAGTGATTGCGCTAAAAGCTAGCAACTCCGAAGAGCACCTTCAAATGCTCCAGTCTGCGGATTTGAAAAGGAAAGCATATCAACTTTTAAACTTTTACAAAGGAAGTGATGGGGGGTCAAAGATTTTGGAGCTACAATGTTTGATTTCCAAGGATAAAACATTATTTATTGAGGAGCAATTGAAGCAGCTTGATGAATTTTTGACTGCTATCGAATCTGATCTCATTCGCGGTATAGAAAATCCAATCGCAGGTTTGTTTACTACATTGGATTTGTTATTTAGCAGATATGAGTTCAATGATGGTTCAGAAGTGTTGCTAAATTCATGTATTGACCTTGTGATAAGAAATTGGAATAGTGTCAGAGATATTTTAAGTCATGATTCTCCGGAAGGAAATTTGCCGGTGAGATACTCGAATGCAGATATTTCTGATCAAATCATTACTAGCTATGCTTTTAGGTCTATTAAGGAATCAAGCTCACTGCTGAGCACATTGTTCCAACGCGCTCCAATCTCAAAAACACAGTTAATCCGATCTGGAGAGCTGATAATAACCCAGTTATCTGTTATTCGTCACAGCGGTGCTTTTCAATCTATCATTCCATCTTTTGATTCATTTTGCATGCGTTGTATGACGGATCTCCCTGAGCAAATGAAAACTTGGTTAACTGAGAGTATAAGTTCATTGCAAACAAAAACCCAGTATATCACTAGACGCTCGGGTGGGTTGCCGTTTCTAATTAGTGCAATTTTGGCAGCCGAAAAAGATCCAAAAAGGCCATTGTTAAAGGATACTTACAAAGCCCTAAGCGATATAGCTAGAATACCGATATTAGAACATGAAGAAAGGCTAGACTTACCACAGGTGAATGCATTCAATTGTATTAGGTCATTGTTTATTACATCTAAGCTCTCTGAAGCGTGCACTGCTTATGTCTATCCGGCCTTAGAACTTTGTCTCGAAAAGTTTACCTCACCTCTATGGGCCATGAGAAACTGCTCATTTATGTTATTCACTGCGTTGCAAAATAGACTATTTGGAAAGATAGGCAAAAATACTAGTGCAAGACTGTTTTTCACGAGGTTCAAAGGTATTAGAGAAATTTTACTCAAAAGACTACAAGAATCAATTGATATTACCTCTAGACCAACTACTGCTAGGTCTATCGCATCATCGAACAATTCACTAGCAGCTAGATCAGAAATATCAGAAATTGAGTCGATATTTCTTGTGTTGACCATTATATCTAGGCTAAAACTCACTCCGGGGTATGATGGCTTGGATTCTTTCAAACTTGAAATTATAAAATGTCTTGAAAACAGGAATTGGAGAATTAGGGAAATGGCATCAAGAGCGTTACCAGCGCTAATCTCTTTTCCTTATGATGAATCTCTAAAACTATTAAAAGACAAGAAGTCAACGATAAAACACCAAAATAGGCTTCATGGTCACATGTTAGCTGCAAAGGAGCTAATAACTTCTGAATTAAAAAGGGTTGATaataaaccaattccagCTGAACTTTGTAAATTTGTTTTACGAAATTTCAGACGTTATATTGTGAGCAACCAATGCAGTGTTACTGCAAAAGCATATATTGAATTGGTCCAAGTAATTTTAACACATGGAGGTTCGGCAGTAGATACTGAAGACAAATCCAACTTTATTCGCTTCATAGGGCAATATTTCATAGAGAGAAATGAAACGTATATTTTGGATGGAGGACTTCAGCTTCTAATGGCAAATATTATTAACATACTGCTACTGCATGAATCACCGGACCATAAGTTGGATATAATTTTGTTAGGTCTTTATTCCACCTTTTTCGAGGTCCAACTGTCAACCTTGAAATATTTACATCAAAAGTTAAACTCTGCCAAACCGAAGGGTAAAATACATCATGAGTTGATAGAAAGAATGGTCTCTATGTTGAGAGACCAAGATATCCTGCCCCAGGTAAAATCCCTTATACTGAATAACTTGGAAATTTCAGAAACAAAGATTGAGCCAGACCTGCTGCTGTCAATACTCGAAGGTAAtcaaagtgaagaaatgCAAACTAATGCCTTGGCCTTGTTGGGTATAAGTTCCGTTACGCCTCAGCAAAACTATAAAATCTTGAGATATATAAACGAGTTCTCTCGAGATGAAATGCCTCAACCTTTTAGGTTATCATCTTTACGCTATTTGATGAATTTCGCCAGTCTTACTACCCGTTCTTTAGGCTCATATCGCAACTTCTGTTTCATTTATAGACACCTTTGGGATGACGATGTTAATATCAGAACTGCAGCAGCAAATTTCATAAACAAGAATTTTTTGCTGTCATTTCAATCTAAAGATGAAATAAGTGCATACACCACAGCAACGATGTTAATGAAAGCTGTAGAGATTGAATCCAATAACGAACTCATAACCGAATTAGTAATTGGGGCGATAAAGGATTTTAACTTAAAGTTTAAGATTAGCGAAATCAAGAGTGCATCGGTTTACAATGATTTGTTTGCAgttgaagatgataatCAATTTAGGAACGTTATTGATTATGCATTGTGTACTTTATCCCCTTTAAAGGGCTTTAGTGACGTGCGGCCTGAGTTTAGGTTGTTTGCAGCAAGAATAATTGAATCAGCACTTAAAGATCTGGATACCAATCCGGTAGATTCTGTTTTAGGTTGTGGATCTGATCCTGTTTTGTTTTCATCCGTTGTAATACTTCGTATGATTGCTAACTTTATATGCCCTTCGATGTTACCAGTAATAGATAATAAGTTGCGAGAATATAGGTTTCATCCTCTGGCTTTTGATTATACTAAACACGTTGAATTAGGCCCCAAATTTACAAGCGTTAATTTCTGGAGCTCTCATAACAGTGATAACCTATAA